GGCGCGCCGTGCGGATGGCCCGGCAGGTCCACCGCGACCGCGTCCGGGAAGTGGCGCGTCTGGTAGTGGTAGCTCAGGCTTGAGCCTCCCGAGCCGTGGACAAGGACGAGCTTCATGCGACGCCTCCTTATTCCAGCACCATGATGGAGGACGACTTGATAATCAGGAACACGTCCTGGCCTTCCCGCAGGCCCAGGCCGGCGAGGGCGTCCCGCGTGATCTCCGCCGTCAGCGGCACGCCCACGTCCGCGCCGTGCGCGCGCGCTGCGGCGTACACGAGCACGCGATTGCCCACCGGATGCACCCCTGCAATCCGCGCCGGGAGCACGTTGCGCGCGCTGATGCGCCCCGGCCGCTCCGGCGCGATGATGATATCCCCTGCTCGGATGGATACGGTGATAGTCCGGCCTGGCGCCGCGTCCATCGCGGACACCCACAGGTCCGCCCCGTCCACCGTCAGGCGCGTCATATCGCTCTCGCGGCGGTGCTCCGCCACCACCGCGTCCACCAGGTTCTCCAGCGCGCCCACGTCTTCCGCCGACACCGCGCCGGGCGTCACCAGCACGCGGCGGGGCTTGTCGAAGGCCTGCTGCGCGCCGTGGGCCAGCGCCAGCACCTTGTCGCCCAGCGCCAGCGCCTCCGAGATGGAGTGCGAGACGTACACCATGGGAATCGCAAGCTCCCGATGGACGCGCCTGAGATAGCGCAGAATGCGGCCCCGAAGGGCCGCGTGCAAAGATGCCAGCGGCTCGTCCAGCAGCAGCATCTCCGGCGA
This genomic stretch from Dehalococcoidia bacterium harbors:
- the modC gene encoding molybdenum ABC transporter ATP-binding protein, producing MLDTPFLDLRVRKTWGAFRLSVDVHLPSGITVLFGPSGSGKTTILDSIAGLMSPDEGEIRLKGRVLFSSSAGVNLPPERRGVGYVFQDGLLFPHLTVWDNVLYGYRLTPLERRRINPRRLVELLELDSLLERRPATLSGGERQRVALARALATSPEMLLLDEPLASLHAALRGRILRYLRRVHRELAIPMVYVSHSISEALALGDKVLALAHGAQQAFDKPRRVLVTPGAVSAEDVGALENLVDAVVAEHRRESDMTRLTVDGADLWVSAMDAAPGRTITVSIRAGDIIIAPERPGRISARNVLPARIAGVHPVGNRVLVYAAARAHGADVGVPLTAEITRDALAGLGLREGQDVFLIIKSSSIMVLE